In Triticum dicoccoides isolate Atlit2015 ecotype Zavitan unplaced genomic scaffold, WEW_v2.0 scaffold186576, whole genome shotgun sequence, the genomic window AACCCTGGCCCTTGGCCTGAAAAGCACACATCGGTGCCACACACTCCCATGGAAGGAAAGCAACACAAACCGATACTAGGTGTCTCATCTTACTGCAACTCTCACAAAAGGCTTGCGGACAACTAGCAGGAGTATGGCTAGTAGATTTGCACATTAAACATGGATCATAAGCTTTGGGTGGGGGCACCTGAGAGGAAGGCTCAGCTCGGGCAATGGAGTCGTAGATCTGCTTCTTCTTGTGGATTTCTGCAGCGTTGAGACCAGGAGGATTAGGGTTCTTCTCCACCCAACCCCCACCCCCCAGATCTGGCCCTCTTGGCTCTCTCCGCAGCCTCATCCTGCCGCTCGGTGTCGTCCGATGCCGACGCCGCCTTCCTGTTGGTGGAGAGGTCGTCGCTGTCGCCGTCCCTGGACCATGAGAAACGACCCCGACCGCGCCCTCGGCCGAATCGACCAGCTCCGCGCCCCATCCGCCCAGATCCGAAGCACTCCCGACGATTTCCGTGGAAGGCGTGGCCGCCGAGGTTCTCCATCTCGCTCTGCTCGCTTGGATTGAAAGTAACCACCGTTGCGTAGGATCTGTGGTCGCCTCCAATCTTCCCCTCCCACCAGAGGAAGGAGGAGGGGAATCTCGATCTATGGTTTCTCGGGGTCTCCCAGAAGTGAGATAGAGCGGCGTCTGGGTCACGGATCGGAGTGGGAGCGGCTTTTGTACCCACGGCATCCTGTAGCACCCCATGGCTGCGCGGATCTCCGTCCACGTGTCGAGCATCAATGATGGCCGCCCCACTCGCGCCTGGATGTGGCCCTAGAATCCCAGGGCCCCGCCATCATCCGTCCTGAACGCGGTGCGGAGGAAGATCTCGCCGTCGGAGGAGGAAGATCCACGGCGGAGGAAGATCTTGCCGTCGGTGAAGTGGATGGTGCGTGCGGACGCAAGGTCCACCACAAAGGAGACGTGCCAGCGGACGTCAAACTCCATCCCGGTGCTTAGCTTTGGCCTACTTTGACGTCAAACTCGAGGGGGACGCCGCTTTGACCTCTCAAACATAGTTGTTATATACACGCAGTAAATATAATCGAGGCTTGCGTCTTCTAGTACTTCCGACTTATCCTCTCCCCCAAATCTGCTTCTTCATTTCCCATACCTCTGCAGCCACTGTAGCATGGAGCAAAGCACCCACGGGTGCCCAGTTGGACGGAGCTCAGATCCATGGTAATCCATCTCTGCTGCTCAGCAGGACTCGCCGCTTCGATCCTTCCTTCCTCCACCCTCCCGCCGTGGTCACCGTGACAGAGCAACGAGGCCGAATCCATCCTCGCCCGCCGCCGTGACGCCCTCCTCTGCCCCCCTCGAGCCTTGAGCCGCAGGCCGTACGGTGGTGCCGAGCTCCAAGCAGGGTGGCAGATCCTCCCAGAGCTCCAGGCGTCCGGTCAACAGCAATCCTTGTTAGATCCATCCGGCTGTGCTACAGTAAGTTCAAAATCCGGCTGGCTGCGTTGGTGGATTGGAGTGGAACTGTGATAGGCCCCCCGTGCTTGACTCCAAGTCTCCTCAATTCCCAGGTTTGACTTCTGTCCTCCTTCTCCAGCGACCAGGCTGCCTCTCTAATAACTTCTTCATTGCTTCCTGGTATACAGCAAGAAAGCAGATAACAAGAGGGAGACAGTGAGATTCGGCCGGCCATGGAGTTCGCCACAGGGGCGTTGGGCACCCTACTCCCCAAGCTGGGGGAGCTGCTTCTTGATGAGTACAACCTGCACAAGGATCTGAGGAAGGGGATCAAGGACCTGAGGGATGAGCTCCTGGTCATACAAGCTGTACTTCTGAAGGTGTCCGATGTGCCACTAGACCAGCTTGATCAGCTGGTCAAAATTTGGGCAAACGATGTCAGGGAGCTGTCCTATGCCATCGAGGACAGCCTTGACTCCTTCATGGTGCGCGTTGAAGGTGTTGAGCCTACCAAACCACACACCTTCTTCGGGTTCATCAAGAAGACCTACAAGAAGGTCACCAAGCTCAAGATTCGTCGCGAAATAGCCAACGACATCAAAGACGTCAAGATCCAGGTGAGGGAGGTGAAGGAGCGGTATGACAGATACAAAGATGTTATTGGTAATACTAATGCCAGAACCGAAGTCGACCCACGAGTCTTGACCATGTACACCAAAATATCTGACCTTGTTGGCATTGAAAAGTCAATGGATGAGCTAACAGAGATGTTGTCTAAGGGCGATGATCTGTCCGGCCAAAAGCTCAAGGTTGTCTCTGTTGTTGGATTTGGAGGATTGGGCAAGACAACTCTTGCTAAAGCCGTGCATGACAAGCTTAAAAAGAATTTTGATTGTGGGGGTTTTGTTCCAGTGGGTCAAAGTCCAGACACAAAGAAAGTTCTCAGGGATATCCTCCTTGAACTTGACAGGGAGCTGTACAAAGCTTCAGCAACAATGGATGAATGGCAGCTGATCAACCAGCTGCAGAAGTTCCTAGTACGCAAGAGGTATGCATTTTTACCCTATGCTAGTGTCCTGCATGCTTTGTGTTGTGCTGACATCTAAGTGAAAATCCTAGTATGGGTGAAAACAATACAGTGGCATTACTATAACATGTATAACATCCAACTTAATAGCAATGCGACGTTATTGTCAGACAAATAAGGTTACAGTATTGTATATGGTTTATTCTTGCctgcagatccgccgccgccgaaggaTGCTGCCGGGCTAAGCTCGGGGCGGACAGCGGTGGCGGAGGTCCTCCTCCCCTGCTCGCATGTGGGTGGTGCAGGATCTTTATGCGAGTGTTGGCGCAGCTAAGATCGGATCGCAGCGCGAAACGACAGTCGACGGAGATCGGATCTTGGGCGGCGGCCGCATGTTCTGTGCACGGCCTTGGGAGGCGGTTGGGTTGTCCAGTCCAGCTTGGTAGCGGCGGCGTAGATGAGCGCCATGGAGGGTCGGTTGTATGCGGGTGTGGCCTTCGCTCAGTGGCCGATCGTTGTGCCCTGCTATATACGGCGGCGGATCTGGTGGTTATCTCCTCCGtcggaggtggtcggcctgaggctgggtggTCGAATCTCAAGATCTGTCATGTAGTCCCGGCTACGATTTGGGGAGACATAgtagccggtgaaaaccgagccgaccgCGGGTGATTGCTGCATGAGCATCAACTGACTCGAACACACAGACGTAGTGCTAGTCTATTGGATTAGCAACATGGAAGTAAACACAATCAGCTAACCATGTGTGCCAGGGAGCTGTGTTTCAACTTTCAATTGGCCAAGCTTGCAAATAATTTCTTCCGAGTGTTTGGGTACCAAAACCATATCAGCAAGACCAGTAGAACAGATGTGGCACATCTATTCTTCTGCTAAAAATCCGAGATTATTACCATCAAGCACTTAACTGAGTAATTACATTGACTTCAGTTTTGCGGCTAATTAGTGGACATCCAATTATCTACAATATAACCATGTGAGAATGATAATTAAAGACTCAAGTATGCAAAAGAATGCTTTTAAAGTTTGAGAAGTACTACTGTATGTTATTGATGGCATCCAGAGGGagtatattatattatattatattatattatattttggCTATAGTATGCCTTTTTTTTGTTCTGGTGTGTTGGTGTGCTTGTTCTTGTGGGTATACTACTGTATGTTAGAATTTTTTTTTCTAATTAAAGATCTTGCCTCTTATGGAAATAGGTACTTTTTTGTGATGGATGACATATGGGATATACGAACATGGGAAATGATTAAATGTGCTTTCATGGACAGTCATCCGGAAAGTAGATTAATCATGACTACTCGTATTGTTGATGTTGCCACAAAAGCTGGTGGTATCTACAACATGGAACCACTTTCTGATGATAACTCAGAAATATTATTCTATACAAGAACATGTGGTGGTGAAGGACTAACTTCCTCTAACCAACATGCTGAGGTGActaacaaaattttgaagaaatgtgGCGGTGTGCCATTAGCTATCATTACAATTGCCAGCTTGCTTGTTGGAAAGCAGAGCGAGGATTGGTCTAAGGTGTATGACGCCATTGGTTTTGGGCATGAGGACAGTGAAGTTGTTCAGAACACAAGAAAGATATTGTCTTTTAGTTATTATGATCTACCTTCGCACCTGAAGACATGTTTATTATATCTAAGTATGTTCCCTGAAGATAGCTTTATTGAAAAAAACTCGCTCATATGGAAGTGGGTCTCTGATGGTTTTGTTCCAGATAGGTCATTTCAGTTAGGAGAGAACTATTTCAGCATGCTAGTAAATAGAAGCATGATCCGGTGGATACATCGTGATGATGTTTTGGATGGTCAAAGTGGTTGTCGTGTTCATGACATGGTGCTCGATCTGATCCGCACCATATCAAATGAGGTAAACTTTGTCACAGTACATGATATGGAGCATCACGGCACATGTCCGGGAGGAAAGTCAGCCAACAAGGTTCGCAGATTAGCAGTTCATGGAAAAAGTGGGAAACACAACTGTAGCATTGCAATGGAGCATGTAAGGTCATTTAATGTTGTCGAGTGCAGTGCCAATAGTATGCCCCTGCTTTCGAGCTTTAAAGTACTGCGTGTGCTAGTTATTGAGGACTGTGTTTTCTCAGAAGGTAGTAGTCTTGAGCATCTCGGTAAGTTGGTGCAGTTGAGGTACCTGGGACTAGTGAAGACAGCGGTCAAGATCCCGGAAGGAATAGGGCATGATCTGAAGTTTCTTGAGATACTGGATGTAAGGGGAGGTTTGGTAAGTGAGCTTCCGCCATCTGTTGGTGAGCTAATGAATTTGAGGTGCTTGTGGGCTGATGTAGGTACAGTGATGAAGGGCGAGATAGGGAAACTGACATGCCTTGAAGAACTGGAGCTACATTCAGTTGAGAAGTGCCCAAACTTCTTCACTGGGGTGGGGAACCTGACAAAGTTAAGGGTGCTCAAGATCTTTTTCGGTGAAATAGAGGTGTCTGCAGGCAAGGCTCTAATGGGGTCTCTGTGCAACCTGGACAAGATTCATACTCTGACGGTTGTGGATGATGGTCGTGATGCTGACTATTCAGTTGTCCTCAATCATAGTTTGGAAGACTTGGCACCCTGTACAAAGCTGTATGAGTTCGTTCTGCCTATCATAGTTATACCAAGGGTGCCATCATGGATCAATCATTTAAGTATTCCACTCCTTTCTCGTCTATGGCTGCTTGTGGATGCAGTAGAAGTTCGGGATGTTCAAACC contains:
- the LOC119344795 gene encoding disease resistance protein RGA5-like; protein product: MEFATGALGTLLPKLGELLLDEYNLHKDLRKGIKDLRDELLVIQAVLLKVSDVPLDQLDQLVKIWANDVRELSYAIEDSLDSFMVRVEGVEPTKPHTFFGFIKKTYKKVTKLKIRREIANDIKDVKIQVREVKERYDRYKDVIGNTNARTEVDPRVLTMYTKISDLVGIEKSMDELTEMLSKGDDLSGQKLKVVSVVGFGGLGKTTLAKAVHDKLKKNFDCGGFVPVGQSPDTKKVLRDILLELDRELYKASATMDEWQLINQLQKFLVRKRYFFVMDDIWDIRTWEMIKCAFMDSHPESRLIMTTRIVDVATKAGGIYNMEPLSDDNSEILFYTRTCGGEGLTSSNQHAEVTNKILKKCGGVPLAIITIASLLVGKQSEDWSKVYDAIGFGHEDSEVVQNTRKILSFSYYDLPSHLKTCLLYLSMFPEDSFIEKNSLIWKWVSDGFVPDRSFQLGENYFSMLVNRSMIRWIHRDDVLDGQSGCRVHDMVLDLIRTISNEVNFVTVHDMEHHGTCPGGKSANKVRRLAVHGKSGKHNCSIAMEHVRSFNVVECSANSMPLLSSFKVLRVLVIEDCVFSEGSSLEHLGKLVQLRYLGLVKTAVKIPEGIGHDLKFLEILDVRGGLVSELPPSVGELMNLRCLWADVGTVMKGEIGKLTCLEELELHSVEKCPNFFTGVGNLTKLRVLKIFFGEIEVSAGKALMGSLCNLDKIHTLTVVDDGRDADYSVVLNHSLEDLAPCTKLYEFVLPIIVIPRVPSWINHLSIPLLSRLWLLVDAVEVRDVQTIGRLPSLFILGLWSKNEKNIAYTFGSNEFHKLRCLFTNKIEIAVEEGALPMLECLVYSACAERKDRASLVPWMRNSCPLLKEVTCSLGCINSSYTEVKEAKQALRQAATTHPNAVYLDLDIEYENYDDEAAKFIDNLEWTLHGLDRPEDVARPAAYQEERIRRMIRSLERRLRDAAEPRVGRYGEQEIRGLVTKFKSWLHDHAGTGQDEAGKSGAMDSDDDDDEGYCDYDQADVDDDEATCSGDQQEEGGSQP